One window from the genome of Egibacteraceae bacterium encodes:
- a CDS encoding CpaF family protein: MTLSERLKRANGEAPPSPPETKVRALPAIPHPASDPLAHVTQRAEHALFARLGARLYDSSITEEQLKDFVRQELAGVIKEERAPLTDRERSDLVAAISQNVLGYGPAQPFLDDPEVTEVMVNAGESIYVERAGKLERTGARFSSDDHLRRVIERIVSQVGRRIDESSPMVDARLPDGSRVNAIIPPLSVDGPTLTIRKFAQDPYQTDDLIHFGTMTQEIADLLAACVQGRMNILVTGGTGTGKTTMLNVLSSFVPSGERVVTIEDSVELQLHQDHVIRLEARPPNIEGKGQVTIRDLVRNALRMRPDRIIVGEVRGGETLDMLQAMNTGHDGSLSTVHANSPRDAIARLETMVLMGGVDLPVRAIREQIASAIDLIVHVTRLRDGTRRITHVTEVQGMEGEVVTLQDVFIFDYGPGIGPDGRFRGSQQPTGIRPQFSEQLANIGIVLPADIFGGADGPATLEALRPARRART, encoded by the coding sequence ATGACGCTGTCAGAACGCCTGAAGCGGGCCAACGGCGAGGCGCCGCCGTCACCACCCGAGACCAAGGTCCGGGCCCTGCCCGCGATCCCGCACCCGGCGTCGGACCCGCTGGCCCATGTGACGCAGCGTGCCGAGCACGCCCTGTTCGCGCGCCTCGGGGCCCGGCTCTACGACTCGTCGATCACCGAGGAGCAGCTGAAGGACTTCGTCCGCCAGGAGCTGGCGGGGGTCATCAAGGAGGAGCGGGCGCCGCTCACCGACCGCGAGCGGAGTGACCTGGTCGCGGCGATCAGCCAGAACGTCCTGGGCTACGGGCCCGCCCAACCCTTCCTTGACGACCCCGAGGTCACCGAGGTCATGGTCAACGCCGGTGAGTCCATCTACGTCGAGCGCGCCGGCAAGCTGGAGCGCACCGGCGCCCGGTTCTCCTCCGACGACCATCTGCGCCGGGTCATCGAGCGCATCGTGAGCCAGGTCGGGCGCCGCATCGACGAGTCCTCACCGATGGTCGACGCGCGGCTGCCGGACGGCTCGCGGGTCAACGCGATCATCCCGCCGCTGTCGGTCGATGGGCCGACGCTCACGATTCGCAAGTTCGCCCAGGACCCCTACCAGACCGACGACCTCATCCACTTCGGGACGATGACCCAGGAGATCGCCGACCTGCTGGCCGCGTGCGTGCAGGGCCGGATGAACATCCTGGTCACCGGTGGGACCGGCACCGGCAAGACCACCATGCTGAACGTCCTGTCCTCGTTCGTGCCCAGCGGGGAGCGCGTCGTCACCATCGAGGACTCCGTCGAGCTGCAGCTGCACCAGGACCACGTCATCCGCCTCGAGGCGCGCCCACCGAACATCGAGGGCAAGGGCCAGGTCACCATCCGCGACCTGGTGCGCAACGCGCTGCGGATGCGTCCCGACCGCATCATCGTGGGCGAGGTCCGTGGCGGTGAGACCCTGGACATGCTGCAGGCGATGAACACCGGCCACGACGGGTCCCTGTCGACGGTGCACGCCAACTCGCCGCGTGACGCGATCGCCCGGCTGGAGACCATGGTGCTGATGGGCGGGGTCGACCTGCCGGTCCGTGCCATCCGCGAGCAGATCGCCTCAGCGATCGACCTCATCGTCCACGTGACCCGGCTGCGCGACGGCACCCGCCGCATCACCCACGTCACCGAGGTGCAGGGGATGGAGGGCGAGGTCGTCACCCTGCAGGACGTGTTCATCTTCGACTACGGCCCGGGCATCGGCCCCGACGGCAGGTTCCGCGGCTCGCAGCAGCCCACGGGCATCCGCCCGCAGTTCAGCGAGCAGCTCGCCAACATCGGCATCGTGCTCCCCGCGGACATCTTCGGGGGCGCCGACGGCCCCGCGACCCTGGAGGCGCTGCGCCCGGCGCGGCGAGCCCGCACATGA
- a CDS encoding type II secretion system F family protein gives MRRTVLLGVTAAILLVLGAASAFIALGEAGSDPVAGRELEVVLVLDTSGSMEGEAMEAAKESASGVLEQLPADTRVAVVAFDTTARLISALTADLDAHRAAIAPLLAEGHTTLYDGIALGLRQFTETGTDRAVVVLSDGADTRSVQTLDAVTAGVAGSGATLHVVELETTDTDSEALAALAAAAGSGRHITTGDPQGLGALFDTIAAELRGSPPPTATTVWDSSWSLGAGAGMLFLALLLLFMTVLHPRRGTSSLAVRPGTGGERQLPGMTSLANRTTHSVERGLKRRGWMPSVNGALERAGISLRAGEYITLAGSIVVVAFAVGLLVQGALTAVLLAGAVTASSVVGVRTLAARRRARFTDQLGVTLQLMAGTLRAGYGLLQSIDAVAREAESPTAEEFRRIVVETRLGRDLEESLHAMDRRVGSEDLLWVVQALAIHQEVGGDLAQVLDAVAGTIRERNQIRRQVSALSAEGKLSAVILFAMPFALAGFLVLTNPSYLGELVTDPIGWAMLAVTGVLLGLGGVWLRRIVRLVF, from the coding sequence ATGAGACGGACCGTGCTCCTCGGTGTGACGGCCGCGATCCTGCTCGTCCTCGGGGCCGCGTCCGCGTTCATCGCCCTCGGGGAGGCAGGCAGCGACCCGGTAGCCGGCCGCGAGCTGGAGGTCGTCCTGGTGCTCGACACCTCCGGGAGCATGGAGGGCGAAGCCATGGAGGCCGCGAAGGAGAGCGCGTCCGGTGTCCTGGAGCAGCTGCCCGCGGACACCCGCGTGGCCGTCGTCGCGTTCGACACCACGGCGCGGCTGATCAGTGCCCTGACCGCCGACCTCGACGCCCACCGCGCGGCCATCGCCCCCCTGCTCGCGGAGGGGCACACCACGCTCTACGACGGCATCGCCCTGGGCCTGCGGCAGTTCACCGAGACCGGCACGGACCGCGCGGTCGTGGTCCTGTCCGACGGCGCCGACACCAGGAGCGTCCAGACGCTGGACGCGGTCACCGCAGGCGTCGCCGGGTCCGGTGCGACCCTGCACGTCGTCGAGCTCGAGACCACCGACACGGACAGCGAGGCGCTGGCGGCGCTCGCCGCCGCCGCCGGCTCCGGGCGCCACATCACCACCGGCGACCCGCAGGGCCTCGGCGCGCTGTTCGACACGATCGCCGCGGAGCTGCGCGGATCCCCTCCCCCCACCGCCACGACCGTGTGGGACTCGAGCTGGAGCCTGGGCGCGGGTGCCGGCATGCTCTTCCTCGCGCTGCTCCTGCTGTTCATGACGGTACTGCACCCCCGTCGAGGGACCTCGTCGTTGGCCGTGCGCCCGGGGACAGGCGGGGAGCGCCAGCTACCCGGCATGACGTCGCTGGCCAACCGGACGACCCACTCCGTCGAGCGCGGCCTGAAACGGCGTGGGTGGATGCCGTCGGTCAACGGTGCCCTGGAGCGCGCGGGTATCAGCCTGCGCGCCGGGGAGTACATCACGTTGGCCGGCTCCATAGTGGTCGTGGCGTTCGCGGTCGGGCTGCTGGTGCAGGGCGCCCTGACCGCCGTGCTGCTCGCGGGTGCCGTCACGGCGAGCAGCGTCGTCGGGGTCCGGACGCTCGCGGCTCGGCGGCGCGCGCGCTTCACCGACCAGCTCGGCGTGACCCTGCAGCTCATGGCGGGCACGCTGCGGGCCGGCTACGGCCTCCTGCAGTCCATCGATGCCGTGGCGCGGGAGGCGGAGTCCCCGACCGCGGAGGAGTTCCGGCGCATCGTGGTGGAGACCCGCCTGGGCCGTGACCTCGAGGAGTCCCTGCACGCCATGGACCGCCGCGTGGGCAGCGAGGACCTCCTCTGGGTGGTCCAGGCGCTCGCCATCCACCAGGAGGTGGGCGGCGACCTCGCCCAGGTCCTCGACGCGGTCGCGGGCACCATCCGCGAGCGCAACCAGATCCGCCGGCAGGTATCGGCCTTGTCGGCCGAAGGCAAGCTGTCCGCCGTCATCCTGTTCGCCATGCCCTTCGCGCTCGCCGGGTTCCTCGTCCTCACCAACCCCAGCTACCTGGGGGAGCTCGTCACCGACCCGATCGGCTGGGCCATGCTCGCCGTCACCGGCGTCCTGCTCGGGCTCGGTGGGGTCTGGCTCCGCCGGATCGTCCGCCTCGTCTTCTAG
- a CDS encoding type II secretion system F family protein codes for MPVPIILAAAAVAASLPLLWWAVAGIRTPGRRLVAQNLAGGSGSTDLRQLALRRGAGERAVRPAVNALVERSRSLTPAGWIAALERRIELAGRPPAWPLQRVLAAKLLLGAVGAGIGFLLFSADPSGRKLLLAAGITVLGYAAPDLILHSRGAARQDAIALALPDTLDQMTICVEAGLGFEAAMARAGRTGEGPLAQELVRTLQEMQMGIQRTVALRSLADRTKVADLRHFTSAVIQAESYGVAVAKVLRVQAAELRVKRRQRAEERAMKMPVKIIFPVILCILPALFTVVMGPGAIRIVRTMIVGGGF; via the coding sequence ATGCCGGTCCCCATCATCCTGGCCGCCGCCGCCGTCGCGGCGTCCCTGCCGCTGCTGTGGTGGGCCGTCGCCGGCATCCGCACCCCCGGCCGTCGCCTCGTCGCCCAGAACCTCGCAGGGGGGTCGGGATCGACCGACCTGCGCCAGCTCGCGCTGCGCCGGGGAGCCGGCGAGCGGGCCGTGCGACCGGCCGTGAACGCGCTCGTCGAACGCAGCCGGTCGCTGACCCCCGCCGGCTGGATCGCCGCGCTGGAACGGCGGATCGAGCTGGCCGGCCGGCCGCCCGCGTGGCCCCTGCAGCGGGTCCTGGCCGCGAAGCTCCTGCTCGGTGCCGTCGGCGCCGGGATCGGGTTCCTGCTGTTCAGCGCCGACCCCTCCGGACGCAAGCTGCTGCTCGCGGCGGGCATCACCGTCCTCGGGTACGCCGCACCCGACCTGATCCTGCACAGCCGGGGCGCGGCACGTCAGGACGCGATCGCGCTCGCGCTGCCCGACACCCTCGACCAGATGACGATCTGCGTGGAGGCCGGCCTCGGCTTCGAGGCGGCCATGGCCCGAGCGGGCCGCACCGGCGAGGGGCCCTTGGCCCAGGAGCTCGTCCGCACGCTGCAGGAGATGCAGATGGGCATCCAGCGCACCGTCGCGCTGCGCAGCCTGGCGGACCGCACCAAGGTGGCGGACCTGCGCCACTTCACGTCGGCGGTCATCCAGGCGGAGTCCTACGGGGTGGCCGTCGCCAAGGTCCTCCGCGTCCAGGCGGCGGAGCTGCGTGTCAAACGCCGCCAGCGCGCGGAGGAGCGCGCGATGAAGATGCCCGTGAAGATCATCTTCCCGGTGATCCTGTGCATCCTGCCAGCCCTGTTCACGGTCGTCATGGGCCCGGGCGCGATCCGCATCGTGCGGACCATGATCGTCGGCGGGGGGTTCTGA